Proteins from a genomic interval of Paenibacillus lentus:
- the sdhB gene encoding succinate dehydrogenase iron-sulfur subunit encodes MAIAETAAKKVKFIITRQDKPESAPYTEEFELNYRPGMNVISALMEIQRNPVNLNGKDTAPVCWDSNCLEEVCGACSMVINGKPRQACAALIDNLEQPIRLEPMKTFPVVRDLVIDRSRMFNALKRVKAWIPIDGTYDLGPGPRMAEKKRQWAYELSKCMTCGVCLEACPNVNEKTDFIGPAAISQVRLFNAHPTGEMNAEERLDALMGDGGIEGCGNSQNCVRACPKGIPLTTSIAEMNKATTKHMFKSWLGV; translated from the coding sequence ATGGCTATAGCGGAAACAGCGGCCAAGAAGGTAAAGTTTATTATTACGCGCCAAGACAAGCCGGAATCGGCTCCCTACACGGAAGAGTTCGAGTTGAACTACCGTCCGGGTATGAACGTCATTAGTGCCCTGATGGAAATTCAGCGCAACCCGGTAAATCTGAACGGTAAGGATACGGCGCCGGTATGTTGGGACTCCAACTGTCTGGAGGAAGTATGCGGTGCCTGCTCGATGGTAATTAACGGCAAGCCGCGGCAGGCTTGCGCTGCATTGATCGACAATTTGGAGCAGCCGATTCGTCTGGAACCGATGAAGACGTTCCCGGTCGTACGGGATCTCGTCATTGACCGCAGCCGTATGTTTAATGCACTGAAGCGCGTCAAAGCATGGATTCCGATCGATGGCACATACGATTTGGGTCCAGGCCCGCGCATGGCGGAGAAGAAGCGTCAATGGGCGTATGAGCTGTCCAAATGCATGACGTGCGGCGTATGCTTGGAGGCGTGCCCGAATGTGAATGAGAAGACCGATTTCATCGGACCAGCAGCAATCTCGCAGGTAAGGCTGTTCAATGCGCATCCAACGGGTGAAATGAACGCTGAAGAGCGACTGGATGCGCTGATGGGAGACGGTGGTATCGAGGGCTGCGGAAATTCGCAGAACTGCGTGCGTGCCTGCCCGAAAGGCATCCCGCTTACAACGTCCATCGCGGAGATGAATAAGGCAACGACAAAGCATATGTTTAAAAGCTGGCTAGGCGTGTAG
- a CDS encoding ABC transporter substrate-binding protein: MKRSFLVVILAGMLVGILGGCAANDGKQAQSDTIRIGLAAPISGTQAQYGQAFKNGAELAAAQINEAGGIDGKLVEIVVQDDKGDSNEAVNVANKFVSDKSILAVVGHFNSSATLATAPVYNKNKIVEISPSSSAPGVTHAGEYTFRVITTDAFQADYLAGWSKELGYSKVALIYEQSDFGLGLLDVYQKSAPEYGVEVVAAEAYNPGDKDFSTILTKIKEKQPEAIFIGGFYNEAALISQQAKKLNLSVDFIGVDSLYSEALLELGGESVEGFKIIGFFFPGGDNEEATKFAADYEAAYNSQPDTYAAYSYVATSVVIEAIKEKGADRESIKTYLETLKDYKGATGVLSFDENGDVETIPSKLTVQDGKFELYK, encoded by the coding sequence ATGAAGAGGTCTTTTTTAGTAGTTATATTGGCAGGAATGCTTGTCGGTATATTGGGTGGATGTGCAGCGAACGACGGCAAGCAGGCTCAGAGCGATACAATTCGAATTGGTCTGGCGGCACCGATTTCCGGCACGCAGGCACAGTATGGACAGGCATTTAAAAATGGCGCCGAGCTCGCAGCGGCACAAATTAATGAGGCGGGCGGAATCGACGGCAAGCTGGTCGAGATTGTCGTTCAGGACGATAAGGGAGATTCTAACGAGGCTGTCAACGTAGCCAACAAATTCGTATCGGATAAGAGCATTCTCGCTGTAGTCGGTCATTTTAACAGCTCGGCTACATTGGCGACAGCACCTGTTTATAACAAAAATAAAATCGTAGAAATTTCACCATCTTCCAGTGCGCCTGGCGTTACGCATGCAGGAGAGTACACATTCCGGGTCATTACGACGGATGCGTTCCAGGCCGATTATTTGGCAGGCTGGTCTAAGGAACTCGGATACAGCAAGGTTGCACTGATTTATGAGCAATCCGACTTTGGGCTTGGTCTGCTGGATGTCTACCAAAAATCAGCTCCAGAATATGGTGTCGAGGTTGTAGCTGCAGAAGCTTATAACCCTGGTGACAAAGATTTTAGCACGATTCTGACGAAGATCAAAGAAAAACAGCCGGAGGCCATCTTTATCGGTGGATTCTACAATGAGGCAGCTTTGATTTCGCAGCAAGCGAAGAAGCTGAACCTGTCTGTTGACTTTATTGGTGTGGACAGCCTTTACTCGGAAGCCCTGCTTGAGCTGGGCGGAGAGTCTGTCGAAGGCTTTAAGATCATCGGCTTCTTCTTTCCAGGCGGCGACAATGAGGAAGCAACTAAATTTGCTGCAGATTACGAGGCGGCTTACAACAGCCAACCGGATACCTACGCTGCTTACTCCTATGTGGCGACTTCGGTTGTCATCGAAGCGATTAAAGAGAAAGGCGCCGATCGTGAGAGCATTAAGACGTATCTGGAAACCTTGAAGGATTACAAGGGAGCGACTGGCGTGCTAAGCTTCGACGAGAACGGTGACGTCGAGACGATTCCTTCGAAATTGACGGTTCAAGACGGCAAGTTTGAATTGTATAAATAA
- a CDS encoding branched-chain amino acid ABC transporter permease, with translation MLLQQLTNGLTIGMIYALIALGYTMVYGILKIVNFAHGDIFMMGSFLGLFFMKEFDLPLYLAFLLSAVVTSGIGILIERLAYRPLRLADRIVPLISALGVSTFLISLAQKLWGTEMRPFPTAFGSRTYTLGSITFSEIQILILILSFILMLGLHLFVTKTKTGTAMRATSMSLNNAALMGINTNRMISLAFGIGSALAACAGIMVGIYYNAVYPTMGYMAGINAFTAAVLGGIGNIPGAMLGGILLGLVETLGGAYISTQYKSVISFAILIIVLLIRPSGILGKKDINKV, from the coding sequence ATGCTCCTTCAACAATTAACCAACGGATTGACGATCGGGATGATATACGCCCTGATCGCGCTAGGCTATACGATGGTCTATGGCATATTGAAAATCGTGAATTTCGCGCACGGCGATATTTTTATGATGGGCAGTTTCTTGGGGCTCTTTTTCATGAAAGAGTTCGATCTGCCGTTATATCTAGCCTTTCTGTTATCTGCCGTTGTGACGTCCGGGATTGGAATTCTGATCGAGCGGTTGGCTTACCGTCCGCTGCGGCTGGCAGATCGGATCGTTCCCTTAATTAGTGCGTTAGGGGTATCCACATTTTTAATCAGTTTAGCTCAAAAATTATGGGGGACGGAAATGCGTCCGTTTCCGACGGCGTTTGGCAGCCGTACCTATACATTAGGAAGTATTACGTTTTCGGAAATTCAAATATTAATATTGATTTTGTCTTTTATCTTGATGCTGGGCTTACATCTGTTCGTCACGAAGACCAAGACCGGAACGGCGATGCGCGCCACATCAATGAGTCTGAACAACGCGGCTCTGATGGGTATCAATACGAACCGCATGATCAGCCTTGCCTTCGGCATTGGCTCTGCACTGGCGGCATGTGCTGGTATTATGGTCGGTATTTACTACAATGCGGTGTATCCAACGATGGGGTATATGGCAGGGATTAATGCGTTTACGGCTGCGGTACTCGGCGGAATCGGCAACATTCCCGGTGCGATGCTGGGCGGGATACTGCTCGGGCTGGTCGAGACGCTGGGCGGAGCCTATATTTCTACGCAGTATAAGAGCGTCATATCGTTTGCGATTCTGATCATCGTGCTGCTGATCCGACCGTCCGGCATACTCGGCAAAAAAGATATCAACAAGGTGTAG
- a CDS encoding branched-chain amino acid ABC transporter permease produces the protein MNLSLRKKTVTWAMAALLIVLPLVLQQVNDYWMHIVIMIGIFSILSMSLNVIIGYAGQFALGHAAFYGIGAYSAALLMIHFQISFWVALPAAAIIAGFFGFLLGTPVIRLRGDYLGIVTLGFGEIVRLIFVNWVDVTRGPMGLPGIPAPTLFGFTFSGKMEFYYLILVLVLLTFFVINRIVHSGVGLSLLTIREDETLAQSIGIRPNKYKLLAFTVGAFFAGIAGAFWAAYISYVSPDAFRYLDSVNILAMVILGGSASLPGSVLGAVILVVAPELLRYMSDYRMMLLGLAIVLMMIFKPTGFWGEKHRKYNFYGMARKGEGK, from the coding sequence ATGAACTTGAGCTTAAGGAAAAAAACAGTCACATGGGCAATGGCGGCACTGTTAATCGTTTTGCCATTGGTGCTGCAGCAGGTGAATGATTACTGGATGCACATCGTGATCATGATCGGGATTTTTTCTATCCTGTCCATGAGTCTCAACGTCATTATCGGATACGCCGGGCAATTTGCGCTTGGACATGCTGCTTTTTATGGCATCGGCGCTTATTCCGCGGCCCTGCTTATGATACATTTCCAAATTTCGTTTTGGGTTGCGCTTCCTGCCGCCGCTATTATTGCAGGATTTTTCGGTTTTTTATTGGGAACCCCAGTCATACGTCTACGGGGGGATTATCTTGGAATCGTGACCCTTGGCTTCGGAGAAATCGTACGGCTCATCTTCGTTAATTGGGTGGATGTGACGCGCGGGCCTATGGGGCTGCCAGGGATTCCCGCTCCAACTTTATTTGGCTTCACCTTTAGCGGAAAAATGGAATTTTATTATTTGATTCTAGTGCTTGTACTGCTGACGTTTTTCGTCATTAACCGTATCGTGCATTCCGGCGTAGGCCTCAGTCTCTTGACCATTCGCGAGGATGAGACTTTGGCGCAATCGATCGGCATCCGTCCGAATAAATACAAGCTGCTCGCTTTTACGGTGGGAGCATTTTTTGCCGGTATCGCGGGGGCCTTCTGGGCAGCATATATTTCCTACGTCAGCCCGGATGCCTTCCGCTATTTGGATTCGGTCAATATTCTGGCGATGGTCATTCTGGGCGGATCGGCCAGTCTTCCCGGCTCGGTTCTCGGTGCGGTCATTCTCGTGGTGGCTCCTGAGCTGCTGCGGTATATGAGTGATTATAGAATGATGCTGCTGGGACTGGCGATTGTTCTGATGATGATCTTTAAGCCAACTGGATTCTGGGGAGAGAAGCACCGCAAGTATAATTTTTACGGCATGGCGCGGAAGGGTGAGGGCAAGTGA
- a CDS encoding ABC transporter ATP-binding protein, with product MEKVLELDKVSVKFGGLVALNNVDMTLCRGEILSIIGPNGAGKTTLFNLLTGIYQPTSGKIIYKNRVINRLKPFKRVSLGIARTFQNTRLLKQMTVLENVLVAHAECNGETLLQSIFARGSTEKRRAAIVQECVAKLEVVGLADKLDILAGSLPYGEQRLLEIARALATGCEILLLDEPAAGMNATEKAELVKKIRQLSKEFNIEIILIEHDISMIMDISDRIVVLNYGEKIAEGSAEQIQSNPEVIKAYLGGEVEEA from the coding sequence ATGGAGAAGGTACTGGAGCTGGATAAAGTATCAGTTAAATTCGGCGGACTGGTCGCCTTGAATAACGTCGACATGACGTTATGCCGTGGCGAGATATTATCGATTATCGGACCGAACGGAGCGGGGAAAACAACGCTGTTCAACCTGCTAACAGGCATCTATCAGCCTACCTCCGGTAAAATCATTTATAAGAATCGGGTCATCAATCGGTTGAAGCCGTTCAAGCGGGTGAGCTTGGGGATCGCCCGAACCTTTCAAAATACAAGGCTGCTGAAACAAATGACCGTGCTGGAAAACGTGCTTGTCGCTCATGCCGAGTGCAATGGGGAGACGCTGCTGCAATCGATTTTTGCTCGGGGATCGACGGAGAAACGGCGTGCAGCCATTGTGCAGGAATGCGTAGCGAAACTGGAGGTAGTAGGGCTGGCGGATAAGCTGGATATTCTCGCTGGAAGCCTGCCTTACGGGGAACAGCGGCTGCTGGAGATTGCCAGGGCGCTAGCCACCGGTTGCGAGATTTTGCTGTTGGATGAACCGGCGGCGGGAATGAATGCAACGGAAAAAGCCGAGCTCGTCAAAAAAATTCGCCAGTTGTCGAAGGAATTTAACATAGAGATCATTTTGATTGAGCACGACATCAGCATGATTATGGATATTTCCGACCGCATCGTTGTTTTGAACTACGGCGAGAAGATTGCCGAAGGCAGCGCGGAGCAGATTCAAAGCAACCCTGAAGTCATCAAAGCTTATTTGGGCGGGGAGGTCGAGGAAGCTTGA
- a CDS encoding ABC transporter ATP-binding protein has translation MTSDNQSILEIKNLSVNYGVISAVKQMNLHIQPGEIVALIGTNGSGKTSALRSISGLNKELQGQVWFEGKEITKLEPHQIVKRGISQVPEGRGVFPDLTVLENLKLGAYVRKDKAAIATDIQSMFALFPRLEERKKQLAGTMSGGEQQMLAIARALMARPKLLLLDEPSMGLAPLIVKEIFAAIRQVNEEGVSVLLVEQNATMALATAHRGYVMETGSIVVEGEAAELKNNDVVKSVYLGIG, from the coding sequence TTGACAAGCGACAACCAATCCATCTTAGAAATAAAAAATTTAAGCGTGAATTACGGAGTGATCTCGGCTGTAAAACAGATGAATCTCCATATTCAACCCGGGGAAATCGTGGCGCTGATCGGGACGAATGGCTCGGGGAAAACCTCGGCGCTGCGCAGTATTTCCGGCCTGAACAAGGAACTTCAAGGGCAAGTCTGGTTTGAGGGAAAAGAGATTACGAAGCTGGAGCCGCATCAGATCGTGAAGAGAGGCATCTCGCAGGTTCCTGAGGGCAGAGGCGTGTTTCCTGATTTGACGGTGCTCGAGAACCTGAAGTTAGGCGCCTATGTCCGGAAAGACAAGGCGGCCATTGCCACGGATATACAAAGCATGTTCGCATTGTTTCCGCGCCTGGAGGAGCGCAAGAAGCAGTTGGCCGGAACGATGAGCGGCGGGGAGCAGCAAATGCTAGCGATCGCTCGCGCTCTAATGGCCAGACCGAAGCTGCTGCTGCTCGATGAGCCTTCTATGGGTCTTGCTCCGCTGATCGTGAAGGAGATCTTCGCAGCAATTCGCCAGGTGAACGAGGAAGGCGTATCCGTGTTGCTGGTGGAACAGAACGCCACCATGGCGCTGGCTACAGCGCATCGCGGATATGTGATGGAGACAGGCAGCATTGTCGTAGAAGGCGAGGCTGCGGAGTTGAAGAATAATGACGTGGTCAAATCCGTTTATTTGGGGATCGGCTAA
- a CDS encoding L-2-amino-thiazoline-4-carboxylic acid hydrolase, with translation MSQEKQDKIQEDSQQKLNHDESLEPVSPYTIMAKLFAHLSKAVVDRFGEEGKDAIREGVRTFGEERGRDIARRAAAAGQPNDIHSYLPNYDMGRSDLFEYETEYHPVEIEQNFTRCAFGDQWKKDGMEEYGILYCEMIDPAIARGYNPNFEVVHDKYLLKDGNCHFRFQMKPSEKEPGGEENGDQ, from the coding sequence ATGAGCCAAGAAAAACAGGATAAAATACAAGAGGATTCGCAGCAAAAGCTGAACCATGACGAAAGTCTGGAGCCGGTATCCCCTTATACGATCATGGCGAAATTGTTCGCCCATCTCTCCAAAGCAGTAGTGGACCGCTTTGGAGAAGAAGGGAAGGACGCAATCCGCGAAGGAGTGCGCACGTTTGGCGAGGAACGTGGGCGGGATATAGCTCGCCGTGCTGCGGCTGCCGGGCAGCCGAATGATATTCATAGCTATTTGCCGAACTACGATATGGGGCGCAGCGATCTGTTCGAATATGAGACAGAATACCATCCGGTTGAGATCGAGCAGAACTTTACAAGATGTGCATTTGGGGATCAATGGAAGAAGGATGGGATGGAGGAGTACGGAATACTCTACTGCGAGATGATTGATCCGGCGATTGCAAGAGGCTACAATCCGAATTTTGAAGTTGTGCATGACAAATACTTGCTTAAAGACGGGAATTGCCATTTCAGGTTCCAGATGAAACCATCGGAGAAGGAGCCTGGAGGTGAGGAGAATGGAGATCAATAA
- a CDS encoding Zn-dependent hydrolase, producing the protein MEINKDRLWTRVMELGEIGKQTSGGVTRFSFTPDESRAKDLVIAYMKEAGLAVREDAVGNIIGRREGTNPAASVVLTGSHIDTVPDGGMFDGALGVLSAIEALQRMDELGIQNVHPIEVIAFTDEEGSRFGFGMIGSRAVAGTLRLEDLEQRDEQAVSIADAMRTAGLVPERIGEAEKPPHEVKAYIELHIEQGRVLENLDEPVGLVTGIAGPLWQQFTLSGQAGHAGATPMHLRRDPMQAAAEIMSYIYAETRNFRNAVATVGKLRALPGGVNVIPGEVQFSLDLRDIDEAERDRLEASIHAYSKQVCEKQGIGLQIDLLQRVAPAPSSPVVQEAVAQAGKLAGLSELPRLVSGAGHDGMQFSSHWPLGMIFVRSRDGISHNPKEWSSPEDCAAGTEVLYHTLLELAKER; encoded by the coding sequence ATGGAGATCAATAAGGATCGCTTGTGGACGAGAGTGATGGAGCTCGGGGAAATCGGAAAGCAGACTAGCGGGGGAGTTACCCGCTTTTCTTTTACGCCTGATGAATCCCGTGCAAAGGATCTTGTTATCGCATATATGAAGGAGGCCGGGCTGGCTGTTCGGGAAGATGCAGTTGGTAATATCATCGGCCGTCGGGAAGGGACGAATCCCGCCGCCTCCGTAGTCCTCACAGGGTCCCATATCGATACGGTTCCCGACGGAGGAATGTTCGATGGAGCGCTCGGCGTGCTGTCGGCCATAGAAGCGCTGCAGCGAATGGATGAGCTGGGAATTCAGAACGTTCATCCAATCGAGGTCATCGCTTTTACGGACGAAGAGGGCTCCCGGTTCGGATTTGGGATGATCGGCAGCCGAGCTGTGGCCGGAACGCTGCGGCTGGAGGATTTGGAGCAGCGGGATGAACAGGCGGTTTCGATTGCCGATGCGATGCGGACTGCGGGTCTTGTGCCTGAACGTATAGGGGAAGCGGAGAAGCCGCCGCATGAAGTGAAGGCCTATATAGAGCTGCATATTGAGCAGGGGCGGGTACTGGAGAATTTAGATGAGCCTGTAGGCCTCGTGACAGGCATCGCCGGGCCCCTCTGGCAGCAGTTTACGTTGAGTGGACAGGCTGGTCACGCCGGGGCAACCCCGATGCATCTGCGAAGAGATCCGATGCAGGCAGCAGCGGAAATTATGAGCTATATTTATGCTGAAACGAGGAATTTCAGAAACGCAGTGGCTACGGTAGGGAAGCTTCGTGCTCTGCCTGGCGGAGTAAATGTCATCCCGGGGGAAGTTCAATTCTCGCTCGATTTGCGGGATATCGATGAAGCTGAACGGGACCGGCTGGAGGCGAGTATTCATGCCTACAGCAAGCAGGTCTGCGAGAAGCAGGGGATCGGATTGCAGATCGATCTGCTTCAAAGAGTAGCGCCAGCTCCCAGTTCCCCAGTGGTGCAGGAGGCGGTAGCCCAGGCTGGCAAACTCGCCGGATTGTCAGAGCTGCCACGATTAGTGAGCGGTGCCGGCCATGATGGAATGCAGTTTAGCTCCCATTGGCCGCTGGGCATGATTTTCGTGCGTTCCCGTGACGGCATCAGCCACAATCCGAAGGAATGGAGCTCTCCCGAGGACTGCGCGGCGGGAACAGAAGTGCTGTATCATACCTTGCTGGAGCTGGCGAAAGAAAGATAG